A genome region from Streptomyces antimycoticus includes the following:
- a CDS encoding TetR/AcrR family transcriptional regulator: protein MTMAKRDTYTPESLLAVAVEVFNERGYDGTSMEHLSRAAGISKSSIYHHVKGKEELLRLAISRALDGLFGILQEPAARDGRAIERLEHVTRRTSEVLMEELPYVTLLLRVRGNTDTERWAMERRREFDHQVAELLKQAAADGDLRSDVDARLATRLLFGMINSIVEWYRPGRGGAATSQEVAEAVVRTAFAGLRTER, encoded by the coding sequence ATGACCATGGCCAAGCGCGACACCTACACGCCCGAATCGCTGCTCGCGGTCGCCGTGGAGGTGTTCAACGAGCGTGGCTACGACGGCACCTCCATGGAGCACCTCTCCCGAGCCGCCGGGATCTCCAAGTCCTCCATCTACCACCATGTGAAGGGCAAGGAGGAGCTGCTCCGGCTCGCCATAAGCCGTGCGCTTGACGGGCTGTTCGGCATCCTCCAGGAGCCCGCCGCACGCGACGGGCGGGCGATCGAACGGCTGGAGCATGTGACCCGGCGCACCAGCGAGGTGCTGATGGAGGAGCTGCCCTACGTCACCCTGCTGCTGCGCGTCCGGGGCAACACGGACACCGAGCGGTGGGCCATGGAGCGGCGCCGGGAGTTCGACCACCAGGTCGCGGAGCTGCTCAAGCAGGCGGCGGCCGACGGCGACCTGCGGTCCGACGTGGACGCCCGGCTGGCGACCCGGCTGCTCTTCGGCATGATCAACTCCATTGTGGAGTGGTACCGGCCGGGCCGCGGCGGGGCCGCGACCTCCCAGGAAGTGGCCGAGGCCGTGGTCCGTACGGCCTTCGCGGGCCTGCGCACGGAGCGCTGA
- a CDS encoding Lrp/AsnC family transcriptional regulator — translation MRGEQMANPDGKPPARPLDAIDHDILRLLRTDGRASIRSVAEQVHVSRANAYARINRLIDDGVIRGFSARVDQERAGQGASAYITLKIVQNSWRTVREQLRQLPGAAHIALVSGDFDVLLLVHTEDNRSLRELVLTRIQAIPEVLSTRTLLVFEETDLDSEP, via the coding sequence ATGCGGGGCGAACAGATGGCCAATCCGGACGGCAAACCCCCGGCACGCCCTCTGGACGCCATCGACCACGACATCCTGCGTCTGCTCCGAACGGATGGCCGTGCCTCCATACGCTCCGTCGCCGAGCAGGTGCATGTCTCGCGCGCCAACGCCTATGCCCGGATCAACCGCCTGATCGACGACGGGGTGATCCGGGGTTTCAGCGCCCGGGTGGACCAGGAGCGGGCCGGGCAGGGTGCGTCCGCGTACATCACGCTGAAGATCGTCCAGAACTCCTGGCGCACCGTGCGCGAACAGCTCCGCCAGCTCCCCGGGGCCGCCCACATCGCCCTGGTCAGCGGGGACTTCGATGTGCTGCTCCTGGTGCACACCGAGGACAACCGCTCGCTGCGCGAGCTGGTCCTCACCCGGATCCAGGCCATACCGGAGGTGCTGAGCACCCGGACGCTGCTGGTCTTCGAGGAGACGGATCTGGACTCGGAGCCGTAG
- the pdhA gene encoding pyruvate dehydrogenase (acetyl-transferring) E1 component subunit alpha gives MTVLEQPGAYRPTPPPGWQPRVEAAPLLPDAEPYRLLGTAAAADISPDLLIRLHRELVRGRRYNAQATALTRQGRLAVYPSSTGQEACQVAAGLVLEDRDWLFPSYRDTLAAVARGLDPVDALTLLRGDWHSGYDPHEHRVAPLCTPLATQLPHAVGLAHAARLKGDDVVALALVGDGGTSEGDFHEALNFAAVWRAPVVFLVQNNGFAISVPLAKQTAAPSLAHKAVGYGMPGRLVDGNDVAAVHQVLAEAVRRARGGGGPTLVEAVTYRIEAHTNADDATRYRPDSEVEAWQAHDPIALLEDAMRDRRLLDDEGVRAARESAERLAADLRTRMHQDAVLDPMELFEHVYADRTSQLREQAAQLRAELDAEADDSGKGE, from the coding sequence ATGACGGTCCTTGAGCAGCCCGGTGCCTACCGGCCCACTCCCCCGCCCGGCTGGCAGCCCCGCGTCGAGGCCGCGCCGCTGCTGCCCGACGCGGAGCCGTACCGCCTGCTGGGCACCGCCGCTGCCGCCGACATCTCCCCCGATCTGCTGATCCGGCTCCACCGCGAGCTGGTGCGCGGCCGCCGCTACAACGCCCAGGCCACCGCCCTCACCCGACAGGGCCGGCTGGCCGTCTATCCCTCCTCCACCGGGCAGGAGGCCTGCCAGGTCGCGGCCGGGCTGGTGCTGGAGGACCGCGACTGGCTCTTTCCCAGCTACCGCGACACCCTGGCCGCCGTGGCCCGCGGGCTCGACCCCGTCGACGCCCTGACCCTGCTGCGCGGCGACTGGCACTCCGGCTACGACCCCCACGAACACCGCGTGGCCCCGCTGTGCACCCCGCTGGCCACCCAGCTGCCGCACGCCGTCGGCCTCGCCCACGCCGCCCGCCTCAAGGGCGACGATGTCGTGGCCCTCGCCCTGGTCGGCGACGGCGGCACCAGCGAGGGCGATTTTCATGAGGCGCTCAACTTCGCCGCCGTCTGGCGCGCCCCGGTGGTCTTCCTCGTCCAGAACAACGGCTTCGCCATCTCCGTCCCGCTCGCCAAGCAGACCGCCGCGCCCTCCCTCGCCCACAAGGCGGTCGGGTACGGGATGCCCGGCCGCCTCGTCGACGGCAATGACGTGGCCGCCGTCCACCAGGTCCTGGCGGAGGCGGTGCGCCGGGCCCGCGGCGGAGGCGGCCCCACCCTGGTCGAGGCGGTCACCTACCGCATCGAGGCCCACACCAACGCCGACGACGCCACCCGCTACCGCCCCGACTCCGAGGTCGAGGCGTGGCAGGCACACGACCCGATAGCGCTCCTGGAGGACGCCATGCGGGATCGCCGTCTGCTGGACGACGAGGGAGTCCGGGCCGCCCGGGAGTCCGCGGAGCGGCTCGCCGCCGATCTGCGGACGCGCATGCACCAGGACGCGGTCCTCGATCCCATGGAGCTCTTCGAGCACGTCTACGCCGACCGGACCAGCCAGCTGCGCGAGCAGGCGGCCCAGCTGCGCGCGGAGCTCGACGCCGAGGCCGACGACTCCGGGAAGGGGGAGTGA
- a CDS encoding alpha-ketoacid dehydrogenase subunit beta translates to MTTAIGADTARKPATMAQALGRALRDAMAADPSVHVLGEDVGTLGGVFRITDGLAKEFGEDRCTDTPLAEAGILGTAVGMAMYGLRPVVEMQFDAFAYPSFEQLISHVSRMRNRTRGAMPMPITVRVPYGGGIGGVEHHSDSSEIYYMATPGLHVVAPATVADAYGLLRAAIASDDPVIFLEPKRLYWSKADWSADAPEQVPPIGRAVVRRPATGGRRSATLISYGPSVPVCLEAAEAARAEGWDLEVVDLRSLVPFDDDTVCASVRRTGRAVVVHEATGFGGPGGEIAARVTERCFHHLEAPVLRVAGFDIPYPPPMLERHHLPGVDRVLDAVARLQWESEWTEGSAV, encoded by the coding sequence ATGACCACCGCCATCGGGGCCGACACCGCCCGTAAGCCCGCCACCATGGCCCAGGCCCTCGGCCGCGCCCTGCGCGACGCCATGGCCGCCGACCCGTCCGTCCATGTCCTCGGGGAGGACGTGGGCACCCTGGGCGGCGTCTTCCGGATCACCGACGGGCTCGCCAAGGAGTTCGGCGAAGACCGCTGTACGGATACGCCGCTCGCCGAGGCGGGCATCCTCGGCACGGCCGTGGGCATGGCCATGTACGGGCTGCGGCCAGTGGTCGAGATGCAGTTCGACGCCTTCGCGTACCCGTCCTTCGAGCAGCTCATCAGCCATGTCTCGCGGATGCGCAACCGCACCCGGGGCGCGATGCCGATGCCGATCACCGTGCGGGTGCCCTACGGGGGCGGCATCGGCGGCGTCGAGCACCACAGCGACTCCTCCGAGATCTACTACATGGCCACGCCCGGCCTCCATGTCGTCGCCCCCGCGACCGTCGCCGACGCCTACGGGCTGCTGCGCGCCGCCATCGCCTCCGACGACCCCGTGATCTTCCTCGAGCCCAAGCGGCTGTACTGGTCGAAGGCCGACTGGTCGGCCGACGCCCCCGAGCAGGTGCCGCCGATCGGGCGCGCGGTGGTGCGCAGGCCCGCCACCGGCGGCCGGCGCAGCGCCACCCTGATCTCCTACGGCCCCTCCGTACCGGTGTGCCTCGAAGCCGCCGAGGCGGCCCGGGCCGAGGGCTGGGATCTGGAGGTCGTCGATCTGCGCTCGCTCGTCCCCTTCGACGACGACACGGTGTGCGCCTCCGTGCGCCGCACCGGCCGCGCGGTCGTCGTCCACGAGGCCACAGGCTTCGGCGGGCCCGGCGGGGAGATCGCCGCCCGGGTCACCGAGCGCTGCTTCCACCATCTGGAGGCGCCCGTGCTGCGGGTCGCCGGATTCGACATCCCCTACCCGCCGCCCATGCTGGAGCGGCACCATCTGCCCGGTGTGGACCGGGTGCTGGACGCCGTCGCCCGGCTGCAGTGGGAGTCGGAGTGGACCGAGGGGAGCGCCGTCTGA
- a CDS encoding NTP transferase domain-containing protein — protein sequence MTPGAYDAVILAGGAARRLGGVDKPALRVGGRALLDRVLDACRGAGRTVVVGPRRPTVRPVRWAREEPSGGGPVAAVDAGVRQTTAPVVLVLSADLPFLTPETVETLLNGVEGTEGAVLIDSDGREQPLVAAYRAEPLRREIALLATEHGGLGGLPLRLLVSELALARLQHPTASFDCDTWEDITTARARIREHGRVLDEWITAVKAELGIDLDVDTAALLDLARDAAHGVARPAAPLTTFLVGYAAAQKGGGPEALAAATEKAAALAARWAEEQ from the coding sequence GTGACTCCAGGTGCGTATGACGCGGTGATCCTGGCCGGGGGCGCCGCCCGGCGGCTCGGTGGGGTGGACAAGCCCGCACTGCGGGTGGGCGGGCGAGCCCTGCTCGACCGGGTGCTGGATGCCTGCCGCGGCGCCGGGCGGACCGTCGTCGTGGGCCCGCGCAGGCCCACGGTGCGGCCCGTGCGGTGGGCCAGGGAGGAGCCCTCCGGCGGCGGCCCGGTCGCGGCCGTCGACGCGGGCGTCCGCCAGACCACCGCTCCGGTTGTCCTCGTCCTCTCCGCCGATCTGCCCTTCCTCACCCCCGAGACCGTGGAGACCCTCCTCAACGGCGTCGAGGGCACCGAAGGCGCCGTGCTCATCGACTCCGACGGCCGCGAGCAACCCCTTGTCGCCGCCTACCGCGCCGAGCCGCTGCGCCGCGAGATCGCCCTCCTCGCCACCGAACACGGCGGCCTCGGCGGGCTGCCCCTGCGCCTGCTCGTCTCCGAGCTGGCCCTGGCCCGCCTCCAGCACCCCACGGCGTCGTTCGACTGCGACACCTGGGAGGACATCACCACGGCTCGAGCGCGGATCAGGGAGCATGGACGCGTGTTGGATGAATGGATTACCGCAGTCAAGGCCGAGCTCGGAATCGACCTGGATGTCGACACCGCGGCGCTACTCGATCTGGCCCGTGACGCCGCACATGGCGTCGCCCGGCCCGCAGCCCCACTGACCACCTTCCTCGTCGGCTACGCCGCGGCCCAGAAGGGCGGCGGCCCGGAGGCACTGGCCGCCGCGACCGAGAAGGCCGCGGCGCTGGCCGCGCGTTGGGCCGAGGAGCAGTGA
- a CDS encoding molybdopterin molybdotransferase MoeA: protein MDEPHHSPTSWPDARAIAARAAVKEAAHAAPVMRPLSEALGQVLAAPLAALTDLPPFDTSAMDGWALAGPGPWRLPTDEKDQDHGILAGHGEAAALPDGHAVRIATGARVPPGATAVLRSEYGTAAGDGWLHASAAHPVVLGQDIRTRGQECRSGDQLLPAGTLVTPAVLGLAAAAGYDELPTVRRPRVEVLVLGDELLTEGLPHDGRIRDALGPMVGPWLRALGAEVTGTRRLADEADAVCAAVAESSADVVVTTGGTAAGPVDHVHPTLRRLGAELLVDGVAVRPGHPMLLARLAPESRESREGRESRENRESRENPESPQNPEGPDNPEKSETPGPQTRPARHLVGLPGNPLAAVSGLLTLAEPLLRTLTGRPAPAPGPAPLAEAVQGHPRDTRLVPVTFRQDAAVPLRFNGPAMLRGIAVADGLAVIPPGGAKRGTEVEVLDLPWSAIATEQLSYADQTRHADQAHRTPQAGHRTPQAGHRTSQASHRKDRAAGHGDGEDISPEEGPA from the coding sequence ATGGACGAACCGCACCACAGCCCCACCTCCTGGCCCGACGCCCGCGCCATCGCCGCCCGCGCCGCCGTCAAGGAGGCCGCCCACGCCGCCCCGGTGATGCGGCCGCTGTCCGAGGCGCTCGGGCAGGTCCTGGCCGCGCCGCTCGCCGCACTCACCGATCTGCCGCCCTTCGACACCTCCGCCATGGACGGCTGGGCGCTCGCGGGCCCCGGCCCCTGGCGACTGCCCACTGATGAAAAGGACCAGGACCACGGCATCCTCGCCGGACACGGTGAGGCGGCCGCCCTGCCCGACGGCCACGCCGTCCGCATCGCCACCGGTGCCCGCGTCCCGCCCGGCGCCACCGCCGTGCTGCGCAGCGAGTACGGCACCGCCGCGGGCGACGGCTGGCTCCACGCGTCCGCCGCCCACCCCGTCGTCCTCGGCCAGGACATCCGCACCCGCGGCCAGGAGTGCCGCAGCGGCGATCAGCTGCTCCCCGCCGGGACCCTGGTCACCCCCGCCGTACTGGGCCTGGCGGCCGCGGCCGGGTACGACGAACTGCCGACGGTGCGCAGGCCGCGCGTCGAGGTGCTGGTCCTCGGCGATGAGCTGCTCACCGAGGGGCTGCCGCACGACGGCCGGATCCGGGACGCGCTGGGGCCGATGGTCGGGCCGTGGCTGCGGGCGCTCGGGGCCGAGGTCACGGGCACCCGGCGGCTGGCCGACGAGGCGGACGCGGTGTGCGCGGCGGTGGCCGAGTCGTCCGCCGATGTCGTCGTGACGACCGGGGGCACGGCCGCGGGGCCCGTGGACCACGTCCACCCCACCCTGCGCCGCCTGGGCGCCGAACTGCTGGTGGACGGGGTGGCGGTGCGCCCCGGCCACCCGATGCTGCTCGCCCGCCTCGCACCCGAGAGCCGCGAGAGCCGCGAGGGCCGCGAGAGCCGCGAGAACCGCGAGAGCCGCGAGAACCCCGAGAGCCCCCAAAACCCCGAAGGCCCTGATAACCCCGAAAAGTCCGAAACCCCCGGACCTCAAACCCGCCCCGCCCGCCACCTGGTGGGGCTCCCGGGCAATCCGCTCGCGGCGGTGTCCGGTCTGCTGACCCTCGCGGAGCCGCTGCTGCGGACGCTGACGGGCCGCCCGGCCCCCGCCCCCGGCCCGGCCCCGCTGGCCGAGGCCGTACAGGGGCATCCGCGGGACACCCGGCTGGTCCCCGTGACCTTCCGGCAGGACGCGGCGGTGCCGCTGCGCTTCAACGGCCCGGCGATGCTGCGCGGAATCGCGGTGGCCGACGGCCTCGCCGTGATCCCGCCGGGCGGGGCGAAGCGGGGCACCGAGGTCGAGGTGCTGGATCTCCCGTGGTCGGCGATCGCGACCGAGCAACTGAGCTACGCGGACCAAACGCGCCACGCGGACCAAGCCCACCGCACACCCCAAGCCGGCCACCGCACACCCCAAGCCGGCCACCGCACATCGCAAGCGAGCCACCGCAAGGACAGAGCAGCGGGCCACGGGGACGGCGAGGACATATCCCCCGAGGAGGGCCCGGCGTGA
- a CDS encoding potassium channel family protein produces the protein MKLPSHDAAARTPEDGGHRVHLPRFRAGPLRQVASRLLLALLVLVLTVVIVYVDRTGYHDNSDENVDFLDAVYYSTVTLSTTGYGDIVPYSDSARLSNILLVTPLRVLFLIILVGTTLEVLAERTREQYRLNRWRSALRDHTVVVGFGTKGRSAVQTLCATGLAKNRVVVIDPNHKVIEAANADGFAGVVGDATRSDVLLRAEAQRARQFVIATQRDDTAVLVTLTARQLNRGANIVAAVREEENAPLLRQSGADAVITSASAAGRLLGMSVQSPTAGAVIEDLIQQGSGLDLVERTVVKAEVGKSVRDTDDLVVSVLRGHRLLAYDNPDASPLQAADRLITIVRAPMVQE, from the coding sequence GTGAAGCTGCCCAGCCATGACGCGGCCGCCCGCACTCCCGAGGACGGTGGCCACCGCGTCCATCTGCCCCGTTTCCGCGCGGGCCCGCTGCGCCAGGTCGCCAGCCGACTGCTGCTGGCGCTGCTGGTGCTGGTGCTGACCGTGGTCATCGTGTACGTCGACCGCACCGGCTACCACGACAACTCCGACGAGAACGTCGACTTCCTCGACGCCGTCTACTACTCGACCGTCACGCTGTCGACGACCGGATACGGCGACATCGTGCCGTACAGCGACAGCGCGCGGCTCAGTAACATCCTGCTGGTCACGCCGTTGCGCGTGCTCTTTCTGATCATTCTGGTCGGCACCACCCTGGAAGTCCTGGCCGAACGAACCCGCGAGCAGTACCGCCTGAACCGCTGGAGGTCAGCGTTGCGTGATCACACCGTCGTCGTCGGCTTCGGCACGAAGGGGCGGTCCGCGGTGCAGACCCTCTGCGCGACGGGACTGGCCAAGAACCGGGTGGTCGTCATCGACCCCAACCACAAGGTGATCGAGGCGGCGAACGCGGACGGGTTCGCGGGGGTGGTGGGCGACGCGACCCGTAGCGATGTGCTGTTGCGCGCGGAGGCGCAGCGCGCCCGCCAGTTCGTGATCGCCACCCAGCGCGATGACACCGCCGTCCTGGTCACGCTGACGGCCCGGCAGCTCAACCGGGGCGCCAACATCGTGGCGGCGGTGCGCGAGGAGGAGAACGCGCCGCTGCTGCGCCAGTCCGGAGCCGACGCGGTGATCACCAGCGCCAGTGCGGCCGGCCGGCTGCTGGGCATGAGCGTGCAGAGCCCGACGGCCGGTGCGGTGATCGAGGATCTGATCCAGCAGGGCTCGGGCCTTGACCTGGTGGAGCGCACGGTGGTGAAGGCGGAGGTGGGCAAGTCGGTGCGGGACACCGACGACCTCGTGGTGTCGGTGCTGCGCGGCCATCGTCTGCTCGCCTACGACAACCCCGACGCCAGTCCGCTGCAGGCGGCCGACCGGCTGATCACGATCGTTCGCGCGCCGATGGTCCAGGAGTAG
- a CDS encoding NAD(P)H-quinone oxidoreductase codes for MHAITIPEPGGPEALVWAEVPDPVPGEGEVLVDVAAAGVNRADVLQRQGVYPPPPGAAPYAGLECSGRISALGPGVTGWAVGDEVCALLAGGGYAEKVVVPSGQLLPLPEGVDLVTAAALPEVTATVWSNVFMISHLRPGETLLVHGGSSGIGTMAIQLAKAVGARVAVTAGGPKKLAACRELGADILIDYREQDFVEEIRRATDGVGADVILDIVGAKYLARNVQTLATNGRLAIIGLQGGAKAELNLAGLLSKSAAVTATGLRGRSLAQKAAIIAAVQEHVWPLIAGGRVRPIVYRTVPMRDAPEAHRLLESSEHVGKILLTT; via the coding sequence ATGCATGCGATCACGATTCCCGAACCCGGTGGCCCCGAAGCCCTGGTATGGGCCGAGGTCCCCGATCCCGTACCCGGTGAGGGCGAGGTCCTGGTCGACGTGGCCGCCGCCGGCGTCAACCGCGCGGATGTGCTGCAGCGCCAGGGCGTCTATCCGCCACCCCCCGGAGCCGCGCCCTACGCCGGGCTGGAGTGCTCGGGCCGGATCTCGGCGCTGGGCCCCGGCGTCACCGGCTGGGCCGTGGGCGACGAGGTGTGCGCCCTGCTCGCGGGCGGTGGATATGCCGAAAAGGTGGTGGTTCCCTCGGGGCAGCTATTGCCCCTCCCCGAGGGCGTGGACCTGGTCACGGCCGCCGCGCTGCCCGAAGTGACCGCGACCGTATGGTCCAACGTCTTCATGATCTCCCATCTCCGGCCGGGCGAGACGCTGTTGGTGCACGGCGGATCGAGCGGTATCGGCACCATGGCGATCCAGCTCGCCAAGGCGGTCGGGGCGCGGGTCGCGGTGACCGCGGGCGGCCCGAAGAAACTGGCGGCCTGCCGGGAGCTGGGCGCCGACATCCTGATCGACTACCGCGAGCAGGACTTCGTCGAGGAGATCCGCCGGGCCACCGACGGCGTGGGGGCCGACGTCATCCTGGACATCGTCGGCGCGAAGTACCTCGCCCGGAATGTACAGACGCTCGCCACCAACGGCCGACTGGCGATCATCGGGCTGCAGGGCGGGGCGAAGGCCGAGCTGAACCTGGCCGGTCTGCTCTCCAAGAGCGCCGCCGTGACGGCCACCGGACTGCGGGGCCGCTCGCTGGCGCAGAAGGCGGCGATCATCGCGGCGGTGCAGGAGCATGTCTGGCCGCTGATCGCGGGCGGCCGGGTCCGCCCGATCGTCTACCGCACCGTCCCGATGCGGGATGCCCCGGAGGCCCACCGGCTGCTGGAGTCCAGCGAGCATGTGGGGAAGATCCTCCTGACGACCTGA
- a CDS encoding bacterial proteasome activator family protein, producing MNQPMNERAQESPHVLVVGPDGMALGGVGPASGEGSGDDESREIPVTDMVEQPAKVMRIGSMIKQLLEEVRAAPLDEASRVRLKEIHSSSVKELEDGLAPELIGELERLSLPFTDEAVPTEAELRIAQAQLVGWLEGLFHGIQTTLFAQQMAARAQLEQMRRALPPGLGGGEEDEDAPKPGGARSGPYL from the coding sequence ATGAACCAGCCGATGAACGAACGAGCGCAGGAGAGCCCGCACGTCCTGGTCGTCGGTCCGGACGGCATGGCACTCGGCGGCGTCGGTCCTGCTTCTGGCGAGGGCAGTGGTGACGACGAGTCGCGCGAGATTCCCGTGACAGACATGGTCGAGCAGCCGGCGAAGGTCATGCGGATCGGCAGCATGATCAAGCAGCTGCTGGAAGAGGTGCGCGCCGCACCCCTCGACGAGGCCAGCCGGGTCCGGCTCAAGGAGATCCACTCCAGCTCGGTGAAGGAGCTGGAGGACGGGCTTGCACCCGAGCTGATCGGGGAGCTGGAGCGGCTGTCGCTGCCCTTCACGGACGAGGCGGTGCCCACCGAGGCGGAGCTGAGGATCGCCCAGGCCCAGTTGGTCGGCTGGCTGGAGGGGCTGTTCCACGGCATCCAGACCACCCTGTTCGCGCAGCAGATGGCGGCGCGTGCCCAGCTGGAGCAGATGCGCCGGGCGCTGCCGCCCGGGCTCGGCGGGGGCGAGGAGGACGAGGACGCGCCCAAGCCGGGCGGCGCTCGCTCGGGGCCGTATCTCTGA
- a CDS encoding protein kinase domain-containing protein produces the protein MSQYGASGRYHGQSLANGRYQLRDLLGEGGMASVHLAYDSVLDRQVAIKTLHTELGREQSFRERFRREAQAVAKLTHTNIVSVFDTGEDSVDGSLMPYIVMEYVEGQPLRAVLDTDVRQYGAMPTEKALKITGDVLAALEISHEMGLVHRDIKPGNVMMTKRNVVKVMDFGIARAMQSGVTSMTQTGMVVGTPQYLSPEQALGRGVDARSDLYSVGIMLFELLTGRLPFDADSPLAIAYAHVQEEPVAPSTINQSIPPAVDALVARALKKNPNERFPTAEAMRDECARVARTGQTGASPIIISGGPPARSGVGVGSAVFPPIDQQTPAPGPGSVQTPYQPQPSAGQYGAFGPSTPAPVTPPMGQHGYQTPTPSYQGPSTPPPYSISPSAPSGGGGNGNKRVIIGSAVVAAVAVIAVVLAIAFSGDGGSKDESKGGGGGGGKTSKPSASDTASGFRMGDKTKTIETSKCTDAYEDSDEKGTYSVPDFQNLYIDSVKKCIRAAGWKYRVVTQDENLWGKGTVLNYTYRNYEPYNPKTDTIELTVSTGNPG, from the coding sequence ATGAGCCAGTACGGCGCATCAGGCAGGTATCACGGCCAATCTCTGGCGAACGGCCGCTATCAACTGCGTGACCTGCTGGGCGAGGGCGGAATGGCTTCCGTTCACCTGGCCTATGACTCCGTACTGGACCGCCAGGTCGCGATCAAGACGCTTCATACCGAGCTGGGGCGCGAGCAGTCCTTCCGCGAGCGGTTCCGCCGCGAGGCCCAGGCTGTAGCGAAACTCACGCACACCAATATCGTCTCGGTCTTCGACACCGGCGAGGACTCCGTCGACGGCTCCTTGATGCCGTACATCGTCATGGAGTACGTCGAGGGCCAGCCGCTGCGCGCGGTTCTGGACACCGATGTCCGGCAATACGGTGCGATGCCGACCGAAAAGGCACTGAAGATCACCGGCGATGTGCTGGCGGCGCTGGAAATCAGCCATGAGATGGGGCTGGTCCACCGCGACATCAAGCCCGGTAACGTGATGATGACCAAGCGTAATGTGGTCAAGGTCATGGACTTCGGCATCGCCCGCGCCATGCAGTCCGGGGTCACCTCCATGACCCAGACCGGCATGGTCGTCGGCACCCCGCAGTACCTCTCCCCCGAGCAGGCGCTGGGCCGCGGCGTCGACGCCCGCAGCGACCTGTACTCGGTCGGCATCATGCTCTTCGAGCTGCTGACCGGTCGGCTGCCCTTCGACGCGGACTCGCCGCTGGCCATCGCGTACGCGCACGTCCAGGAGGAGCCGGTCGCGCCCTCCACGATCAACCAGTCCATTCCCCCGGCGGTGGACGCGCTGGTCGCCCGCGCCCTGAAGAAGAACCCGAACGAGCGCTTCCCGACCGCCGAGGCCATGCGCGACGAATGCGCCCGGGTCGCCCGTACCGGGCAGACCGGCGCCTCCCCGATCATCATCAGCGGCGGTCCGCCGGCCCGCAGCGGCGTCGGTGTCGGCTCGGCGGTCTTCCCGCCGATCGACCAGCAGACGCCCGCCCCCGGCCCCGGCAGCGTCCAGACGCCGTACCAGCCGCAGCCCTCCGCCGGGCAGTACGGCGCCTTCGGCCCGTCCACTCCGGCCCCGGTCACCCCGCCGATGGGGCAGCACGGCTACCAGACCCCGACGCCCTCGTACCAGGGCCCCAGCACCCCGCCGCCGTACAGCATCTCGCCCTCGGCGCCGTCCGGAGGCGGCGGCAACGGCAACAAGCGCGTGATCATAGGCTCGGCCGTCGTCGCGGCGGTCGCGGTCATCGCCGTGGTCCTGGCCATCGCGTTCAGCGGTGACGGCGGCTCCAAGGACGAGAGCAAGGGGGGCGGGGGTGGCGGCGGCAAGACGTCGAAGCCGTCGGCCTCCGACACTGCCTCGGGCTTCCGCATGGGCGACAAGACCAAGACGATCGAAACGTCGAAGTGCACCGACGCCTACGAGGACTCCGACGAGAAGGGCACGTACTCGGTGCCCGACTTCCAGAACCTCTACATCGACTCGGTGAAGAAGTGCATCCGGGCCGCGGGCTGGAAGTACCGCGTGGTGACCCAGGACGAGAATCTGTGGGGCAAGGGCACCGTCCTCAATTACACGTACCGGAACTACGAGCCGTACAACCCCAAGACGGACACCATCGAGCTGACCGTCTCCACGGGTAACCCGGGGTAG